A single window of Nicotiana sylvestris chromosome 3, ASM39365v2, whole genome shotgun sequence DNA harbors:
- the LOC138887992 gene encoding uncharacterized protein, producing the protein MLLQITYQDKSTQTDENQESKDIFAILTTLSLQMDSMGKRLQQLESQQHDYKNAELSRSEDLKIPELEGDVGKLQKTHDKVCLPTAAGTSKQVNKKLHTNVNLNNVFDKPFTSKKPKEAIAITPQTTTYANSLHHNKKVYNHITQTYIENIYKIQTFLNLNPRSTTTTDPTQDYISQKLQGYNRLIAQLKTKANLVSSCTLETLSYFTRSRGPPPTHPLSPVKVCCVILKEEGEEALPYRLYNLKLNPAKCTFGVYAGKFLGFIVSRRGIELDPSEVKAIQEFPLPKNKNDVMSFLGRLNYIIWFIAQCTVICEPIFKMLKKDTATK; encoded by the exons atgttattgcagattACTTATCAAGACAAAAGTACTCAAACTGATGAGAATCAAGAATCGAAAGATATATTTGCAATCCTTACTACCCTATCATTACAGATGGATAGTATGGgcaaaagattacaacagctagaaagtcagcagcatgactataaaaatgcggagctaagtcgatcggaagactTAAAAATTCCAGaattagaaggagacgttgggaaactccaaaaaacccatgaCAAAGTTTGTTTACCTACAGCTGCAGGCACAAGCAAACAGGTGAATAAGAAGCTACATACCAATGTAAATTTAAAcaacgtatttgataagccatttacatcaaaaaagccaaaagAAGCAATAGCTATAACCCCACAAACtacaacctatgctaatagcctacaccacaacaaaaaggtatataaccatattactcaaacatatattgagaatatatataaaattcagacATTTCTAAACCTAAACCCCAGATCAactactactacagatccaacacaagattatatatcccaaaaactacagggatataataggctaaTAGCCCAACTAAAAACAAAAGCCAACCTA gttagttcgtgcactctggaaaCATTATCCTATTTCACAAGatctaggggccctccacccactcatcctcttagtcctgttaaggtctgttgtgttattctcaaggaggagggggaggaggcccttccatataggct gtacaacctgaaactgaatcccgcaaagtgcACATTTGGGGTTTATGCTGGAAAAtttcttgggtttattgtgagtcgccgaggaatagaactggatccatcagaagtcaaagctattcaagaatttccactgccaaagaacaagaatgatgtgatgagcttcttgggaagacttaactacatcatcTGGTTCATAGCACAGtgtacagttatctgtgagccaatctttaagatgttgaagaaggacaccgcCACCAAATAG
- the LOC138887993 gene encoding uncharacterized protein gives MSETFKIRHKNSTVDKPQMNVVVEATNKNIKKILRKMIEKHKQWHEKLSFSLLGYRTIVRTSTRATPYMLVYGTEDVIPDENIMSRAFNKRVNPRQFTPGQLVLKEIFPLQDEVKGKFSPNWQGPYMVHWVLTGGALILADMDGEVWPKPINSDAVKRYYV, from the exons atgagtgagactttcaagatcagacacaagaattccacagttGACAAGCCTCAGATGAATGTAGTTGTAGAAgccaccaacaagaatatcaagaagatattgaggaaaatgatagaaaaacataaacagtggcacgagaagctatcattttcTCTATTAGGATATCgtaccatagtccgcacatcaaccagggcaaccccctatatgctggtttacggtacagaggatGTCATTCCCgatgag aacataatgtctagagccttcaacaaaagagtcaatccgagacagttcacaccggggcaactaGTGTTAAAGGAAATTTTTCCACTTCAAGATGAAgtcaaggggaagttctctcccaattggcagggtccatacatggtccactgggttctgacaggaggagccctcatacttgcagataTGGACGGAGAAGtatggccgaagccaatcaattcagatgcagtcaagcgttactatgtctAA